From a region of the Anoplopoma fimbria isolate UVic2021 breed Golden Eagle Sablefish unplaced genomic scaffold, Afim_UVic_2022 Un_contig_9488_pilon_pilon, whole genome shotgun sequence genome:
- the LOC129117002 gene encoding uncharacterized protein LOC129117002 isoform X1, which produces MSLYLYFFLAGCFCYSSNAIPEVTVMQNKVATLPCPCGKGNVTWSRFINGKKVTLVKIKNGVEERFDKRYGSLADNSLVIRNVTSSDSLMYLCNTTTVYLNVITDTNTVGPNAGNVTDRPRNRRLGPVLGPDQKGNAEDAENQQPSDVWKIPVGVVVGVALVLLLIFTLKFCFKNRMEKTTNLDETVPEVIYEEIKCGEEQPARESYFESPYYSTSIREMESTSTPPNNTLYSTVNKLTTKGRSSEECVYHLAQNPLKTGNVSE; this is translated from the exons ATGTCGCTCTATCTCTACTTCTTCCTCGCTGGATGTTTCTGTTACAGCTCTAACG CGATTCCTGAAGTGACTGTGATGCAGAACAAAGTGGCTACACTTCCCTGTCCTTGTGGGAAGGGAAATGTAACATGGAGCCGCTTCATAAATGGTAAAAAGGTGACACTTGTCAAAATCAAAAACGGCGTCGAGGAAAGATTTGACAAGCGCTACGGTTCCCTGGCAGACAATTCACTGGTAATAAGAAATGTTACGTCCTCTGATAGTTTGATGTATTTGTGTAATACAACAACAGTATATCTGAACGTGATAACAGATACCAACACGGTGGGTCCTAATGCTGGAAATGTAACAGACAGGCCAAGAAACCGCAGACTGGGTCCTGTCCTTGGACCAGACCAGAAGGGAAACGCTGAAGACGCAGAGAACCAACAACCCTCAGATGTTTGGAAGATACCAGTTGGTGTCGTGGTGGGTGTTGCGTTGGTGCTTTTGTTGATCTTTACCCTGAAATTCTGCTTCAAAAACAGAATGGAGAAAACCACCAACTTGGATGAAACTGTTCCTGAGGTGATTTATGAGGAGATTAAATGTGGAGAGGAGCAGCCAGCGAGGgagtcttattttgaaagtccaTACTACTCGACAAGCATCAGGGAAATGGAAAGCACCTCCACACCACCTAATAATACCCTGTACAGCACTGTTAACAAGCTCACTACTAAAGGACGCAGCAGTGAGGAGTGCGTGTATCACCTCGCCCAAAACCCACTAAAGACAGGAAATGTGAGTGAATAA
- the LOC129117002 gene encoding uncharacterized protein LOC129117002 isoform X2 gives MSLYLYFFLAGCFCYSSNAIPEVTVMQNKVATLPCPCGKGNVTWSRFINGKKVTLVKIKNGVEERFDKRYGSLADNSLTGQETADWVLSLDQTRRETLKTQRTNNPQMFGRYQLVSWWVLRWCFC, from the exons ATGTCGCTCTATCTCTACTTCTTCCTCGCTGGATGTTTCTGTTACAGCTCTAACG CGATTCCTGAAGTGACTGTGATGCAGAACAAAGTGGCTACACTTCCCTGTCCTTGTGGGAAGGGAAATGTAACATGGAGCCGCTTCATAAATGGTAAAAAGGTGACACTTGTCAAAATCAAAAACGGCGTCGAGGAAAGATTTGACAAGCGCTACGGTTCCCTGGCAGACAATTCACTG ACAGGCCAAGAAACCGCAGACTGGGTCCTGTCCTTGGACCAGACCAGAAGGGAAACGCTGAAGACGCAGAGAACCAACAACCCTCAGATGTTTGGAAGATACCAGTTGGTGTCGTGGTGGGTGTTGCGTTGGTGCTTTTGTTGA